The following coding sequences lie in one Streptomyces albofaciens JCM 4342 genomic window:
- a CDS encoding 7-carboxy-7-deazaguanine synthase QueE: MRTRETRSERKIVVNEIFGPTVQGEGPSMGRSCSFVRLGGCNLTCTWCDTPYTWDWTGQSDAGTAYDAKAELHAMHVTDVVERLLATHVRLVVVSGGEPLQQQRTVARLCRLLGESGVSVEIETNGTLSPSDELVAARPRFNVSPKLRHSGMGPERTVVPEALRALNATRGAVFKFVCRDLDDLGEVADIVARHGLESVWIMPEGQDQETLSDRLALLADAVVARRWNISTRIHVHAWGNRRGV; this comes from the coding sequence ATGAGGACACGGGAAACGCGGTCGGAACGGAAGATCGTCGTCAATGAGATCTTCGGGCCGACGGTCCAGGGCGAGGGCCCGTCCATGGGGCGGAGCTGTTCCTTCGTCCGGCTCGGCGGGTGCAATCTGACGTGTACGTGGTGCGATACGCCGTACACCTGGGACTGGACCGGGCAGAGCGACGCGGGCACGGCGTACGACGCGAAGGCCGAATTGCATGCGATGCACGTCACGGATGTGGTGGAGCGGCTTCTGGCCACCCACGTCCGGCTCGTCGTCGTCTCCGGCGGCGAACCGCTCCAGCAGCAGCGCACCGTGGCCCGCCTCTGCCGTCTGCTGGGCGAGAGCGGGGTGTCCGTCGAGATCGAGACCAACGGCACCCTTTCCCCGTCGGACGAGTTGGTGGCGGCGCGGCCCCGTTTCAATGTCTCGCCCAAATTGCGGCACAGCGGTATGGGCCCGGAACGCACGGTGGTGCCGGAGGCGCTGCGCGCCCTGAACGCCACCCGCGGCGCCGTCTTCAAATTCGTCTGCCGGGACCTGGACGACCTCGGCGAGGTGGCGGACATCGTCGCGCGGCACGGCCTGGAATCCGTCTGGATCATGCCGGAGGGACAGGACCAGGAAACGCTGTCCGACCGGCTGGCCTTGCTCGCCGACGCCGTCGTGGCGCGGCGCTGGAACATCTCGACCCGTATCCATGTGCACGCATGGGGCAATCGCAGGGGGGTGTGA
- a CDS encoding 6-pyruvoyl trahydropterin synthase family protein, with protein MYVISKEFHFSASHRLASLPPGHQCARMHGHNYQVVLELRCDDTELTEAGFVRDFGELDEFKKWLDATFDHRHLNDAVPGMNPSAENLAWWVYHQWIGRLPELSCVRVSETPRTWAAYRGK; from the coding sequence ATGTACGTGATCTCCAAGGAATTCCACTTCTCCGCGAGCCACCGGCTCGCCTCCCTGCCGCCGGGGCACCAGTGCGCCCGGATGCACGGCCACAACTATCAGGTGGTCCTCGAACTCCGCTGTGACGACACGGAGCTCACCGAGGCCGGATTCGTCCGTGACTTCGGTGAACTCGACGAGTTCAAGAAGTGGCTCGACGCCACCTTCGACCACCGCCACCTCAACGACGCCGTCCCGGGGATGAATCCGTCCGCCGAGAACCTGGCCTGGTGGGTGTATCACCAGTGGATCGGCCGGCTGCCCGAGCTGAGCTGTGTACGGGTGTCGGAGACGCCCCGTACCTGGGCCGCCTACCGTGGGAAATGA
- the folE gene encoding GTP cyclohydrolase I: protein MKIVRQEQETAEASVDVGRLEELARQILVEIGEDPTRAGLLETPRRYARWWKEFVEYDAGKVDTLFESSTLGQTVMVSGMTVWSLCEHHLLPFSCDLAVAYKSGGMLLGLSKFARIAHKHAHKLQVQERLVSDIADEIADITGTDDLAVVGRGEHLCMTMRGIRTPSTMSSSVFRGVFEKSEHARAEIFAQLGAK, encoded by the coding sequence ATGAAAATCGTCCGGCAGGAACAGGAAACGGCCGAGGCGTCGGTCGATGTCGGACGGCTCGAAGAGCTGGCGCGGCAGATTCTCGTCGAGATCGGTGAGGACCCCACCCGTGCGGGGCTGCTCGAAACGCCACGGCGCTATGCCCGGTGGTGGAAGGAGTTCGTGGAGTACGACGCCGGGAAGGTGGACACTCTGTTCGAGAGCAGCACGCTGGGGCAGACGGTCATGGTCTCGGGCATGACCGTGTGGTCGTTGTGCGAACACCATCTGCTGCCGTTCAGCTGTGACCTGGCGGTGGCGTACAAATCCGGTGGGATGCTGCTCGGGCTGTCGAAGTTCGCCCGTATCGCGCACAAGCACGCACACAAATTGCAGGTGCAGGAACGCCTCGTGAGCGATATCGCGGACGAGATCGCCGACATCACCGGGACGGACGATCTGGCGGTGGTGGGACGGGGGGAACATCTCTGTATGACCATGCGGGGCATCCGCACGCCGTCGACCATGTCGTCCTCCGTTTTCCGCGGTGTGTTCGAGAAGTCGGAGCATGCCCGGGCGGAGATCTTCGCCCAGCTCGGCGCGAAGTGA
- a CDS encoding uridine kinase family protein translates to MLLTLTGGSGAGKTTLAAELAVTTPCDSVRVLHADDYYFRTPDRGVWFLDENGVPHLDFGDPRSLDMGRLALDTDAALAAHSVVILDGLFACRLVPQAACARFHVFVDVPADLRLVRKIQRKCLRDGFPLDVLLRNYLRHRRDAHDRHVEPARHACDLELDGTLPTGTLARQIWSAVLTMGLVPGA, encoded by the coding sequence ATGCTGCTGACGCTGACCGGGGGCTCCGGCGCGGGGAAGACGACGCTGGCGGCCGAACTGGCGGTCACCACACCGTGCGACTCCGTGCGGGTGCTGCACGCCGACGACTACTACTTCCGCACACCGGACAGGGGTGTGTGGTTCCTCGACGAGAACGGCGTACCGCACCTGGACTTCGGCGATCCCCGGTCGTTGGACATGGGGCGACTGGCCCTCGACACGGACGCGGCGCTGGCCGCCCACTCGGTGGTCATCCTCGACGGTCTGTTCGCCTGCCGCCTGGTGCCCCAGGCGGCGTGCGCGCGCTTCCATGTCTTCGTCGACGTTCCGGCCGACCTCCGGCTGGTACGGAAGATCCAGCGCAAGTGCCTGCGCGACGGATTCCCCCTCGACGTCCTGCTGCGCAACTACCTCCGCCACCGCCGCGACGCCCACGACCGGCACGTCGAACCCGCACGCCACGCCTGCGACCTGGAACTCGACGGGACCCTGCCGACCGGGACCCTGGCGCGGCAGATCTGGTCGGCGGTCCTCACCATGGGACTGGTGCCCGGAGCGTGA
- a CDS encoding FAD-dependent oxidoreductase: MRTTRHPVTVIGAGLGGLTLARVLHVHGIDAVVLEGEADRHVRTQGGMLDIHDDAGQAALRAADLHERFRALVLPGGEATRIVDPHGTVRMEEVDEGDGTRPEVDRGQLRDLLLDSLPEGAVRWGSKVTGARALGGGRHEVTLADGTVRTTGLLVGADGAWSRIRPLVSPATPAYTGISFVESDLLDADTRHPDSAALVGGGSFFSLGDGKGFLAHRESDGSLHVYTALKTGPEWLDAIDFTATDTAKKAVLAHFDGWDDRLRALVADADGPLVPRHIHALPVGHRWDRTPGVTLLGDAAHLMSPFAGEGANLAMLDGAELGRALAAHPGDTEAALAAYEQALFPRSEASAAESAANLELMFGDRALERLLGLFASHQA; encoded by the coding sequence ATGCGCACCACGCGCCACCCCGTCACGGTCATCGGCGCCGGCCTCGGCGGTCTGACCCTGGCCCGGGTCCTGCACGTGCACGGCATCGACGCGGTCGTCCTCGAAGGCGAGGCCGACCGGCACGTCCGTACCCAGGGCGGCATGCTCGACATCCACGACGACGCGGGGCAGGCGGCCCTGCGCGCCGCCGACCTCCACGAGCGGTTCCGCGCGCTCGTCCTCCCGGGCGGCGAGGCGACGCGCATCGTCGATCCGCACGGCACCGTACGGATGGAGGAGGTGGACGAGGGCGACGGCACCCGGCCCGAGGTGGACCGCGGGCAGCTCCGCGACCTGCTGCTGGACTCGCTGCCCGAGGGCGCCGTCCGCTGGGGGAGCAAGGTCACCGGCGCCCGCGCGCTGGGCGGCGGACGGCACGAGGTGACGCTCGCCGACGGCACGGTCCGCACCACCGGCCTGCTCGTCGGCGCCGACGGCGCCTGGTCCCGGATCCGGCCGCTGGTCTCCCCGGCCACCCCCGCCTACACCGGCATCTCCTTCGTCGAATCCGACCTGCTGGACGCCGACACCCGGCACCCGGACAGTGCCGCCCTCGTCGGCGGCGGCTCCTTCTTCAGCCTCGGCGACGGGAAGGGCTTCCTCGCCCACCGCGAGTCCGACGGCAGTCTGCACGTCTACACCGCGCTGAAGACCGGCCCCGAGTGGCTCGACGCCATCGACTTCACCGCCACCGACACCGCCAAGAAGGCGGTACTGGCCCACTTCGACGGCTGGGACGACCGGCTGCGGGCCCTGGTCGCCGACGCCGACGGGCCGCTCGTACCGCGGCACATCCACGCCCTGCCCGTGGGCCACCGCTGGGACCGCACCCCCGGCGTCACCCTGCTCGGCGACGCCGCCCACCTGATGTCCCCGTTCGCGGGCGAGGGCGCCAACCTCGCCATGCTGGACGGCGCCGAACTCGGCCGGGCCCTCGCCGCCCACCCCGGCGACACCGAAGCCGCCCTCGCCGCCTACGAGCAGGCCCTCTTCCCGCGCAGCGAGGCGTCCGCCGCCGAGTCCGCGGCCAACCTGGAGCTGATGTTCGGCGACCGGGCACTGGAGCGGCTGCTCGGCCTGTTCGCCTCCCACCAGGCGTGA
- a CDS encoding MFS transporter translates to MATDLARKYRLLFAVPGLRLSAVAALTGKFQPGMYPVALLALASDRLDYSDATLVVAAASFGAMTTPLRGRLLDRYPYTAVLWPLLVLHLGSLLLFVAAARARTGTGVLVCLSVLASVSMPPIGTLTRVMWRKVVPDDLRTTALALDSVLADFGFMVGPVAAVALARSITPDAALLACGLLVAVAVPLGLRGAGARAPKEAPPRRHWAGPLCSSALRRVFSVAFCFFLGVNIMEVSLASYGHKGEVTLAGGALLSLIAMASMAGAALLGGLPARAARRLMRPTVPLGGNAVCLLLLAAAGFVHPLLVPPACLPVGFCLGPCFASVYGTAADHAGKGEEAETQSWVAAAMMAGGALGAAVGGWALAHGGLTGALLLASAAWAAGAVCGARVPRLRPAVEGARVPSGASAD, encoded by the coding sequence TTGGCGACGGACCTGGCGCGCAAGTACCGGCTGCTCTTCGCGGTGCCCGGCCTCCGTCTGTCGGCGGTCGCCGCCCTGACCGGCAAGTTCCAGCCGGGCATGTATCCGGTGGCCCTGCTCGCCCTGGCGTCGGACCGTCTCGACTACAGCGACGCCACCCTGGTGGTCGCCGCCGCGTCGTTCGGCGCGATGACCACACCGCTGCGGGGCAGGCTGCTCGACCGGTATCCGTACACCGCGGTGCTGTGGCCGCTGCTCGTCCTGCACCTCGGCTCGCTGCTGCTGTTCGTCGCCGCGGCGCGGGCCCGCACCGGGACCGGCGTGCTGGTCTGCCTGTCCGTGCTGGCGTCCGTCAGCATGCCGCCCATCGGCACCCTCACCCGTGTGATGTGGCGGAAGGTGGTCCCGGATGACCTGCGGACGACCGCGCTGGCCCTGGACTCCGTCCTGGCGGACTTCGGTTTCATGGTCGGCCCGGTCGCGGCGGTCGCCCTGGCGCGCAGCATCACGCCGGACGCCGCACTGCTGGCCTGCGGGCTGCTGGTGGCCGTGGCGGTGCCGCTGGGCCTGCGCGGTGCCGGCGCCCGGGCCCCCAAGGAGGCGCCGCCGCGCAGGCATTGGGCAGGGCCGTTGTGCTCGTCGGCGCTGCGCCGGGTCTTCAGCGTCGCGTTCTGCTTCTTCCTCGGGGTGAACATCATGGAGGTCTCGCTGGCCTCCTACGGGCACAAGGGCGAGGTGACGCTGGCCGGCGGGGCGCTGCTGAGCCTCATCGCGATGGCCAGCATGGCGGGCGCCGCGCTGCTCGGCGGCCTGCCCGCCCGGGCCGCCCGGCGCCTGATGCGGCCCACCGTGCCACTGGGCGGAAACGCGGTGTGCCTCCTGCTCCTGGCGGCCGCGGGTTTCGTCCATCCTCTCCTCGTTCCGCCGGCCTGTCTGCCCGTCGGCTTCTGCCTGGGGCCGTGCTTCGCCTCCGTATACGGCACGGCCGCGGACCACGCGGGCAAGGGCGAGGAGGCCGAGACCCAGTCGTGGGTGGCCGCGGCGATGATGGCGGGCGGCGCGCTCGGCGCGGCAGTCGGCGGCTGGGCCCTGGCACACGGCGGGCTGACCGGGGCCCTGCTGCTGGCCTCGGCGGCCTGGGCGGCCGGTGCCGTCTGCGGAGCGCGCGTCCCGCGTCTGCGCCCGGCCGTGGAGGGTGCCCGCGTCCCCTCGGGGGCGTCGGCCGACTGA
- a CDS encoding TetR/AcrR family transcriptional regulator, translated as MARVGLTPERLTRAGAELADEVGFDQVTVSALARRFDVKVASLYSHVRNSHDLKTRIALLALEELADRAADALAGRAGKDALTALANVYRDYAREHPGRYAAAQLRLDPATAAASAGVRHAQMTRALLRGYDLSEPDQTHAVRLLGSVFHGYVSLELGGGFSHSAPDTQETWSRVLDALDALLRNWPAA; from the coding sequence ATGGCACGCGTAGGGCTGACCCCGGAACGTCTGACCCGGGCGGGCGCCGAACTGGCCGACGAGGTCGGCTTCGACCAGGTGACCGTCTCGGCGCTGGCCAGACGGTTCGACGTGAAGGTCGCGAGCCTGTACTCACACGTCAGGAACTCGCACGACCTCAAGACCCGGATCGCCCTCCTCGCCTTGGAGGAACTCGCCGACCGGGCCGCCGACGCCCTGGCCGGGCGGGCGGGCAAGGACGCCCTGACCGCCTTGGCGAACGTCTACCGCGACTACGCCCGGGAGCACCCCGGCCGCTATGCCGCGGCGCAGCTCAGGCTGGACCCGGCGACGGCTGCCGCCAGCGCGGGCGTGCGGCACGCGCAGATGACGCGGGCCCTGCTGCGCGGTTACGACCTGTCGGAGCCGGACCAGACGCATGCCGTACGGCTGCTGGGCAGCGTTTTCCACGGGTACGTGAGCCTGGAACTGGGCGGCGGCTTCAGCCACAGCGCTCCCGACACGCAGGAGACCTGGTCACGGGTCCTGGACGCGCTCGACGCCCTGCTGCGGAACTGGCCCGCGGCCTGA
- a CDS encoding MXAN_6230/SCO0854 family RING domain-containing protein → MTLTISSTRTDGRRGLAAVLLSRRGAVYLPAAGDAARPTVDGLAGVSLLEADLLERGYLLSADLRQALAVLDTRALTTAGRALLADLDHALGADRDHAPLFRGFPLTTHTDTGAFYVDRVLTLLFQKPRLPCVLCGKDGTVHALAPCAHLVCRMCFDGKDFSGCPVCHRRLDADDPFLSPQEPRPAADPGRALPERLRVLAHGGGLTARTADAGRELSALLARTGALSPQDTDDLLTLLDTRDRTDLTWLPRTVPGRETKARLLAWLLADPAAHAVTLPAATALIDTATDVLRLLMVRSGGDAGLADVPRFTQVPRPLRRALLSVLDRLEPALAVEDMRRHPTAWKHAAERLHPFEYVQRCPRAALAVAVLRETRLTDDALSERLRAAARSLPYADVSGDRVRLPHWPARVEAALAGRDVPTAVALLAQRPGELLRRLDHLLRLAAANGDRVGEVLTALDKAVRKVSPEVLLSALGEIRTRTAPGQHDRVFFPKGGNAKAHIVADERGPLPADAVARTVTVLTGEILRRAAARPPVELAVVDAGLTGVIAPFAERTASRALVTLPRGSELPVPEGRTVRLFLHWMESAASGRTDLDLSVALYTADWQHTGTCDYTDLRFRKDAAVHSGDLTSAPAPQGAAEFVDLDLDRLAAAGVRYAVAVVFSYNNVAFEDLDEAFAGLMVRDRPGEEGPVFDPRQVEQRFDLTGRARTAVPMILDVAGRTMRWLDVVKGVTGTHHAVHRHADALATLGEGLTGLFASGARVGLGELATWQAAARARTVVVRHHDGSASTYRRRDGEETAEFAGRIGTPATDDGAGRSSGEVRTPTGETGAETPDLGRARLAYLLRGDLPLTGQAEVFALHPAGLDAGEVRLLAASDLVTSLAAEG, encoded by the coding sequence ATGACGCTCACCATCAGCTCGACCCGTACCGACGGGCGCCGCGGCCTGGCGGCCGTGCTCTTGTCCCGTCGCGGCGCGGTCTACCTGCCCGCGGCCGGGGACGCGGCACGGCCGACGGTGGACGGACTCGCCGGTGTCTCGCTGCTGGAGGCCGACCTCCTGGAACGCGGTTACCTGCTGTCGGCCGACCTGCGTCAGGCCCTGGCCGTACTGGACACCCGGGCGCTGACCACGGCGGGCCGCGCCCTGCTGGCGGACCTCGACCACGCCCTCGGCGCGGACCGCGACCACGCCCCGCTCTTCCGCGGCTTCCCGCTGACCACCCACACGGACACCGGCGCCTTCTACGTCGACCGCGTGCTGACCCTCCTCTTCCAGAAGCCACGCCTGCCGTGTGTCCTGTGCGGCAAGGACGGCACCGTGCACGCCCTCGCGCCCTGCGCCCACCTGGTGTGCCGTATGTGCTTCGACGGCAAGGACTTCTCCGGCTGCCCGGTCTGCCACCGCCGCCTCGACGCCGACGACCCGTTCCTGAGCCCGCAGGAACCGCGCCCGGCCGCCGACCCCGGCCGCGCCCTGCCCGAGCGCCTGCGCGTCCTGGCTCACGGCGGCGGCCTCACCGCCCGTACGGCCGACGCGGGCCGCGAGTTGAGCGCCCTCCTCGCCCGCACCGGAGCGCTGAGCCCGCAGGACACCGACGACCTCCTGACTCTTCTGGACACCCGGGACCGCACCGACCTGACCTGGCTGCCGCGCACCGTCCCCGGCCGCGAGACCAAGGCCCGGCTCCTGGCCTGGCTGCTCGCCGACCCGGCCGCGCACGCCGTGACGCTCCCCGCGGCCACCGCCCTGATCGACACCGCGACCGATGTGCTGCGGCTGCTCATGGTGCGCTCCGGCGGCGACGCCGGCCTGGCCGACGTCCCCCGCTTCACCCAGGTCCCGCGCCCGCTGCGCCGCGCCCTGCTGTCCGTACTCGACCGGCTCGAACCAGCCCTGGCCGTAGAGGACATGCGCCGCCACCCGACGGCGTGGAAGCACGCCGCCGAGCGCCTGCACCCCTTCGAATACGTTCAGCGCTGTCCGCGGGCCGCGCTCGCCGTCGCCGTACTGCGCGAGACCCGGCTCACCGACGACGCCCTGTCCGAGCGGCTGCGCGCGGCAGCGCGGTCCCTGCCGTACGCCGACGTCTCCGGCGACCGGGTCCGGCTCCCGCACTGGCCGGCCCGGGTCGAAGCCGCGCTGGCGGGCCGGGACGTGCCCACCGCGGTCGCCCTGCTCGCCCAGCGCCCCGGCGAACTGCTGCGCCGCCTGGACCACTTGCTGCGGCTGGCGGCCGCGAACGGCGACCGCGTCGGCGAGGTGCTGACCGCGCTGGACAAGGCCGTACGGAAGGTGTCCCCGGAGGTGCTGCTCTCCGCCCTCGGCGAGATCCGGACCCGTACGGCTCCCGGGCAGCACGACCGCGTCTTCTTCCCCAAGGGCGGCAACGCGAAGGCGCACATCGTCGCGGACGAGCGCGGCCCGCTGCCGGCGGACGCCGTCGCCCGTACGGTGACCGTCCTGACCGGCGAGATACTGCGCCGCGCCGCCGCCCGGCCGCCGGTGGAACTGGCGGTCGTGGACGCCGGACTCACCGGCGTCATCGCGCCGTTCGCGGAGCGCACCGCCTCGCGGGCCCTCGTCACCCTGCCGCGCGGCAGCGAACTGCCGGTGCCCGAAGGACGTACGGTACGCCTGTTCCTGCACTGGATGGAGAGCGCGGCTTCCGGCCGCACCGACCTGGACCTGAGCGTGGCGCTGTACACCGCCGACTGGCAGCACACCGGCACCTGCGACTACACCGACCTGCGGTTCCGTAAGGACGCCGCGGTGCACTCCGGCGACCTGACCAGCGCACCGGCGCCGCAGGGCGCGGCGGAGTTCGTGGACCTCGACCTGGACCGGCTGGCGGCGGCCGGCGTCCGCTATGCGGTGGCCGTGGTCTTCTCCTACAACAACGTCGCGTTCGAGGACCTGGACGAGGCGTTCGCCGGGCTGATGGTCCGCGACCGGCCGGGGGAGGAGGGCCCGGTGTTCGACCCGCGCCAGGTGGAACAGCGCTTCGACCTGACGGGCCGGGCCCGCACCGCGGTGCCGATGATCCTGGACGTGGCGGGCCGTACGATGCGCTGGCTCGACGTGGTCAAGGGCGTCACCGGCACCCACCACGCCGTGCACCGCCACGCGGACGCCCTGGCCACCCTCGGCGAGGGCCTGACGGGCCTGTTCGCCTCCGGCGCCCGGGTCGGCCTCGGCGAACTGGCCACCTGGCAGGCCGCCGCCCGCGCGCGCACCGTCGTGGTGCGCCATCACGACGGTTCGGCGAGCACCTACCGGCGTCGCGACGGCGAGGAGACGGCGGAGTTCGCCGGCCGGATCGGGACCCCGGCGACGGACGACGGTGCGGGCCGGAGCTCCGGCGAGGTCCGTACCCCCACCGGAGAAACAGGCGCCGAAACCCCGGACCTCGGCCGGGCCCGGCTGGCGTATCTGCTGCGCGGCGACCTGCCGTTGACCGGGCAGGCGGAGGTGTTCGCGCTGCACCCCGCCGGGCTGGACGCCGGGGAGGTGCGCCTCCTGGCCGCCTCCGACCTCGTCACGTCGCTCGCCGCGGAAGGGTAG
- a CDS encoding GDSL-type esterase/lipase family protein, with protein MHTNHDWITTPITADLLRGALDVERTEHGVLPHRLPAWARAQNVDGQLAMAESQPSGVRLVFRTRATAVELDTLPTKRVYVGAPPRPDGVYDLIVDGRPAGRADVPDRGNTLTIDMVAGTAEQRPGPPGTVRFTGLADGAKDVEIWLPHNETTELLALRTDAPVEPVPDRGRRVWLHHGSSISHGSDAASPTTTWPALAASLGGVELVNLGLGGSALLDPFTARTMRDTPADLISVKIGINLVNADLMRLRAFTPAVHGFLDTIRDGHPTAPLLVVSPILCPIHEDTPGPCAPDFSSVSSGRLRFRATGDPAEVASGKLTLGVIRDELARIVAQRAAQDPNLHYLDGRELYGAADAAELPLPDDLHPDAATHRRIGERFAGLAFSGEGAFADGRAA; from the coding sequence ATGCACACCAACCACGACTGGATCACCACCCCCATCACCGCCGACCTCCTGCGCGGCGCCCTCGACGTGGAGCGCACCGAGCACGGCGTGCTGCCGCACCGGCTGCCCGCGTGGGCCCGCGCCCAGAACGTCGACGGACAACTGGCCATGGCCGAGTCGCAGCCGTCGGGCGTGCGGCTGGTCTTCCGTACCCGGGCCACCGCCGTCGAGCTGGACACGCTGCCCACCAAGCGGGTGTACGTGGGCGCCCCGCCCCGGCCGGACGGCGTGTACGACCTGATCGTCGACGGCCGCCCGGCAGGCCGGGCGGATGTGCCGGACCGCGGCAACACCCTGACCATCGACATGGTCGCCGGGACCGCCGAGCAGCGGCCCGGCCCGCCCGGCACCGTCCGCTTCACCGGCCTGGCCGACGGCGCCAAGGACGTCGAGATCTGGCTGCCGCACAACGAGACCACCGAGCTCCTCGCCCTGCGCACCGACGCTCCCGTCGAGCCCGTGCCGGACCGGGGGCGCCGGGTGTGGCTGCACCACGGCAGCTCGATCAGCCACGGCTCGGACGCGGCGAGCCCCACCACGACCTGGCCGGCGCTCGCCGCGTCCCTCGGCGGCGTCGAGCTGGTCAATCTGGGGCTGGGCGGCAGCGCCCTGCTCGACCCGTTCACCGCCCGTACGATGCGGGACACCCCGGCCGACCTGATCAGCGTCAAGATCGGCATCAACCTGGTCAACGCCGACCTGATGCGGCTGCGGGCCTTCACCCCCGCCGTCCACGGCTTCCTCGACACGATCCGGGACGGCCACCCCACCGCGCCGCTGCTGGTCGTCTCCCCCATCCTGTGCCCGATCCACGAGGACACCCCCGGCCCCTGCGCCCCGGACTTCTCCTCCGTCAGCTCCGGCCGGCTGCGGTTCCGGGCCACGGGCGATCCGGCAGAGGTCGCGAGCGGGAAGCTGACGCTGGGCGTGATCCGGGACGAGCTGGCCCGGATCGTGGCGCAGCGGGCGGCCCAGGACCCGAACCTGCACTACCTGGACGGCCGCGAACTCTACGGCGCGGCGGACGCGGCCGAACTGCCGCTGCCCGACGACCTCCACCCGGACGCCGCCACCCACCGCCGTATCGGCGAGCGCTTCGCCGGGCTGGCCTTCAGCGGCGAGGGTGCCTTCGCGGACGGCCGGGCCGCCTGA
- a CDS encoding 7-cyano-7-deazaguanine synthase, whose product MTPTRTLVVLSGGIDSVVLAHACAAEGRELSAIAFDYGQRHRKELRYAERAARKLGIELVVADLGGYSRLMRGFSLTDAEVAVPDEHYTRTGSVNVVPNRNPVFMTVAYAHAVLTGAQEMCLGFLAEDAATAPDTSPRFLTAFNAMEARAVAGLADPPPRVTAPLLTLRKPEVLRLGAGLGVDWRDTWTCFKGNELHCGTCASCHDRRHAFTEAELTDPTRYER is encoded by the coding sequence GTGACGCCGACGAGAACGCTGGTGGTGCTGTCCGGGGGCATCGACTCCGTCGTCCTCGCGCACGCCTGCGCGGCCGAGGGCAGAGAGCTGTCGGCCATCGCCTTCGACTACGGACAACGCCACCGCAAGGAACTGCGGTACGCCGAGCGGGCCGCACGGAAGCTCGGCATCGAACTGGTCGTCGCCGACCTCGGCGGCTATTCCCGGCTGATGCGCGGCTTCTCCCTGACGGACGCCGAGGTCGCGGTCCCCGACGAGCACTACACACGTACGGGGAGCGTCAATGTCGTCCCGAACCGCAACCCGGTCTTCATGACGGTCGCCTACGCCCATGCCGTACTGACCGGGGCGCAGGAAATGTGTCTCGGATTCCTCGCCGAGGACGCCGCCACCGCACCCGACACTTCGCCGCGCTTCCTCACGGCGTTCAACGCGATGGAGGCACGGGCCGTTGCAGGGCTCGCCGATCCGCCGCCGCGGGTGACGGCCCCGCTGCTCACCCTGCGTAAGCCCGAGGTCCTGCGCCTTGGCGCCGGACTGGGCGTCGACTGGCGGGACACCTGGACCTGTTTCAAGGGCAATGAACTCCATTGCGGGACGTGCGCGTCCTGTCACGACCGCCGTCACGCCTTCACCGAGGCGGAGCTGACCGACCCGACCCGGTACGAGAGGTGA